GGAGCGTCACCGACCGCGGCGTTCATCTCTTCGGCACGGACGACCTCGGCCGCGACGTGCTCGCCCGCACGCTCGCCGGCGGGCGCATCCCGATCCTCGTGGGCCTCGGCGCCGTGGCGTGCGGGGGCGTCTTCGGGACGGTGCTCGGGCTCGCCGCCGGGTTCCTCGGGGGATGGGCCGACAACGTGCTCTCGCGCCTCGCCGACGTCCAGCTGTCGCTGCCGTCGATCCTCGTCGCGCTCACGCTCCTGGCGTTCTCGGGGCAGAACATCGCCATGCTCGTCGCGGTCATCGCCGTGACGGGATGGCCGGCGTACTTCCGCCTCGTGCGCTCCGCGACGCTCCAGCTGCGGGTCCGCCCGTTCGTCGACGCCGCGATCTCGTCGGGGCAGAGCCGTGCGTCGGTCGTCGTGCGGCACCTCCTGCCGAACGTCCGCGTGCTCCTCGTCATGTGCGTCACCCTCGACTTCTCCCGCGCGATCCTCATGGAGGCCGGTCTCAGCTTCCTCGGGCTCGGCGTGTCGCCGCCGTCCCCCGACTGGGGGCTCATGGTGTCGCAGGGGCAGTCGCTGCTGACGATCGCGTGGTGGATGGCGACGTTCCCCGGCATCGCGATCGTCGTGCTCGTGCTCGCGGTCAACCTCGTCGGCGACTGGCTGAGCGCGCGCCGCGAGGTCGCCGACGCCGCGGCGGAGAGGCAGGTGCTCGCATGAGCGCGCTGCTCGCGACCGCGGACCTCCGGGTGACCTACCGCAACGGGCACCGGGCGCTGCGCGGGGTCACGATCGACGTCCCCGCGGGAGGGGTCACGGCCGTGATCGGGGAGTCCGGGAGCGGGAAGTCGACGTTCGCGCGCGCCGTGCTCGGGATGCTGCCGGACGGAGCACGCGCCGAGGGCGACGTCGTCTTCGACGGCACGGCCGTCACGCGGCTTCCCGCCGCGGAGCGCCGCGCGCTGCGTGGCCGCCGCATCGGATACGTGCCGCAGGACCCCGTGACCAACCTCGATCCGCTTCAGCGCGTCGGCGCCGCGCTCCGCGAGGCGCTCCGCGCCACGGGGACTCGTCCGGACGCGGAGCGGGTCCACGCGCTGCTCCGCGACGCGGGCCTCGGCGACGCCGACCGGGTCGCGCGGCGCTATCCGCACGAGCTCTCCGGCGGGCAGCGCCAGCGCGTGCTCATCGCGCTGGGGCTCGCGGGGCGTCCGCGGCTCGTCGTCGCGGACGAGCCGACGAGCGCCCTCGACGTCACGGTGCAGAAGGAGGTGCTCGACCTGCTCTGCCTCCGGGCCGCCGAGCACGGCGCGGGCCTCCTCCTCGTCACGCACGACATCGAGATCGCCCGCGAACGCGCGCGCCACGTCGTCGTGCTGCGCCACGGCGAGGTCGTCGAGCAGGGACCGCCCGAGCGGCTCGGACGCGACCCGTACACGCGGGAACTGCTCGGGGCGTCCTCGCGCCACGTCGCCGCGCCGCGCCCGTCGTCCGCCGAGGCGCCGGTCGTGCTCGCCGGCGCCGGGCTCGCGAAGACGTATCGCGCGCGAGGCCGGCG
This window of the Microbacterium sp. AB genome carries:
- a CDS encoding ABC transporter permease → MRRLRSRVAATDAGLVVGVVATAVVLLATMVGPLLLPFDPLQQDLSRTLLPPGSVTDRGVHLFGTDDLGRDVLARTLAGGRIPILVGLGAVACGGVFGTVLGLAAGFLGGWADNVLSRLADVQLSLPSILVALTLLAFSGQNIAMLVAVIAVTGWPAYFRLVRSATLQLRVRPFVDAAISSGQSRASVVVRHLLPNVRVLLVMCVTLDFSRAILMEAGLSFLGLGVSPPSPDWGLMVSQGQSLLTIAWWMATFPGIAIVVLVLAVNLVGDWLSARREVADAAAERQVLA
- a CDS encoding ABC transporter ATP-binding protein — translated: MSALLATADLRVTYRNGHRALRGVTIDVPAGGVTAVIGESGSGKSTFARAVLGMLPDGARAEGDVVFDGTAVTRLPAAERRALRGRRIGYVPQDPVTNLDPLQRVGAALREALRATGTRPDAERVHALLRDAGLGDADRVARRYPHELSGGQRQRVLIALGLAGRPRLVVADEPTSALDVTVQKEVLDLLCLRAAEHGAGLLLVTHDIEIARERARHVVVLRHGEVVEQGPPERLGRDPYTRELLGASSRHVAAPRPSSAEAPVVLAGAGLAKTYRARGRRVPALDAASFELRRGETLGVVGPSGSGKSTLARGVLRLLELDAGELTADGTLDVRRARGSALRAYRRRVQPVFQNPYASLDPAYSVERTLREAVRLGGSGRHERTRVRELLELVGLEPGHAGRMPDELSGGQQQRVAIARSLAFEPETIVLDEAVSALDVVVQQRILDLLARLQRELGVAYLFVSHDLAVVRQVAHRVVVMRDGRIVEQGPTDRVFADPQHEDTRRLLDAIPGGLPRGGEEAG